The Burkholderia ambifaria AMMD genome has a segment encoding these proteins:
- a CDS encoding carboxymuconolactone decarboxylase family protein, with the protein MSEQDREQGKARRAEVMGDAFVERAMRDLDGFSRPLQNWLNEHAWGSTWQRDGIDLKTRSLCTCAMLAALGRSTELKGHVRGALNNGASLVEIREVLLHSALYAGAPAAVEAFRSAREVIAELGLSLPDDEA; encoded by the coding sequence ATGAGCGAACAGGACAGGGAACAGGGCAAGGCACGCCGCGCCGAAGTCATGGGCGACGCATTCGTCGAGCGCGCGATGCGCGACCTCGACGGATTTTCGCGTCCGCTGCAGAACTGGCTGAACGAGCACGCATGGGGCAGCACCTGGCAGCGCGACGGCATCGACCTGAAGACGCGCAGCCTCTGCACGTGCGCGATGCTGGCGGCGCTGGGCCGCAGCACGGAGCTGAAGGGCCACGTGCGCGGCGCGCTCAACAACGGCGCGAGTCTCGTCGAGATCCGCGAGGTGCTGCTGCACAGCGCGCTGTACGCGGGTGCGCCGGCCGCGGTCGAAGCGTTCCGCAGCGCACGCGAGGTGATCGCGGAACTCGGGCTGTCGCTGCCCGACGACGAAGCGTGA
- a CDS encoding alpha/beta fold hydrolase: MSHTLHLIQNVLLGVVVVLAVLALFSGFIARRVTRAFPPEGRFVDVGGDRIHYVEYGSGPPLVFVHGLAGQWRNFAYLPLTLLAQHHRVILVDRPGAGRSLRGAGSQANVFAQARTIAAFLDALKLDRTVLVGHSLGGAIALAVGLNHPERVSRLALIAPLSHDQSAPPAPFKPLMLPSPLVRRFVSWTFAVPLTILTGRKAVALVFAPEAVPRDFPVKGGGLLGLRPHVFYATATDLLSAPVDLPAMERRYAELALPVDVLYGRADPILNWRVHGEALANKSARVRLTVVEGGHMLPVTIPDATADWLLEVAAAPVDVPAQGAHVEH; encoded by the coding sequence ATGAGCCATACGCTTCATCTGATCCAGAACGTGCTGCTCGGCGTCGTCGTGGTGCTCGCCGTGCTCGCGCTGTTTTCCGGCTTCATCGCGCGCCGCGTGACGCGCGCGTTTCCGCCCGAAGGCCGCTTCGTCGACGTCGGCGGCGATCGCATCCACTACGTCGAGTACGGCAGCGGCCCGCCGCTCGTGTTCGTGCACGGGCTCGCCGGGCAGTGGCGCAACTTCGCGTACCTGCCGCTCACGCTGCTCGCGCAGCACCATCGCGTGATCCTCGTCGACCGGCCCGGCGCCGGCCGTTCGCTGCGCGGGGCCGGCTCGCAGGCGAACGTGTTCGCGCAGGCCCGCACGATCGCCGCGTTCCTCGATGCGCTGAAGCTCGACCGGACGGTGCTCGTCGGCCACTCGCTCGGCGGCGCGATCGCGCTCGCGGTCGGCCTCAACCATCCGGAGCGCGTGAGCCGGCTCGCGCTGATCGCGCCGCTGTCGCACGACCAGAGCGCGCCGCCGGCGCCGTTCAAGCCGCTGATGCTGCCGTCGCCGCTGGTGCGCCGCTTCGTGTCGTGGACCTTCGCGGTGCCGCTGACGATCCTGACCGGCCGCAAGGCCGTCGCCCTGGTGTTCGCGCCGGAAGCCGTGCCGCGCGACTTCCCGGTGAAGGGCGGCGGTTTGCTCGGGCTGCGCCCGCATGTGTTCTACGCAACGGCGACGGACCTGCTGTCGGCGCCCGTCGACCTGCCCGCGATGGAGCGACGTTACGCGGAGCTCGCGCTGCCGGTCGACGTGCTGTACGGCCGCGCCGATCCGATCCTGAACTGGCGCGTGCACGGCGAGGCGCTGGCGAACAAGTCGGCGCGCGTGCGGCTGACGGTCGTCGAAGGCGGACACATGCTGCCCGTCACGATTCCGGACGCGACCGCGGACTGGCTGCTCGAGGTTGCCGCCGCACCGGTCGATGTGCCGGCGCAGGGCGCGCACGTCGAGCATTGA
- a CDS encoding flavin-containing monooxygenase, whose product MSSTTTDGRDAPSACGDSRDLDVLIVGAGLSGIGAAYHLKKRCPYASVAIVEARDAIGGTWDLFRYPGVRSDSDMFTLGYSFRPWHSDKAISDGQTILDYIRDTARAYGIDKTIRYGQKVVAADWDSNRARWTVRIERTRDGTVDTLVYTCRFLYMCSGYYDYDGGYLPDWAGMESFEGRIVHPQQWPKDLSYANRRVVVIGSGATAVTLVPSMATDAKHVTMLQRSPTYIVSLPARDRIANALRRVLPSRLAHRLVRVKNVLLTMYLYNVSRRKPEQTKRFIIRAAGKQLGPDFDVAKHLTPRYMPWDQRVCLVPNGDLFKSIRAGRASIVTDEIERFTPTGLQLKSGQQLDADVIVTATGLKVKMLGGARVTVDGRPVDLPQTVSYKGMMYSDVPNLASSFGYTNASWTLKAELIARYVCRLLNHMRANGYDTCVPRLGAGDLGDVPAVNLSSGYIQRAAGILPRQGHRKPWKFHQNYVLDLASLKFSGLADSAMKFERRATAGPAAAPVAEPVLETR is encoded by the coding sequence ATGAGCTCGACGACGACCGACGGGCGCGACGCGCCGTCCGCCTGCGGCGACAGCCGCGACCTCGACGTGCTGATCGTCGGCGCCGGCCTGTCCGGCATCGGCGCCGCGTATCACCTGAAAAAGCGCTGCCCGTACGCGAGCGTCGCGATCGTCGAGGCGCGCGATGCGATCGGCGGCACCTGGGACCTGTTCCGCTATCCCGGCGTTCGTTCGGATTCCGACATGTTCACGCTCGGCTACAGCTTCCGCCCGTGGCACAGCGACAAGGCGATCTCCGACGGGCAGACGATTCTCGACTACATCCGCGACACGGCACGCGCGTACGGCATCGACAAGACGATTCGCTACGGCCAGAAGGTGGTCGCGGCCGACTGGGATTCGAACCGCGCGCGCTGGACGGTGCGCATCGAGCGCACGCGGGACGGTACGGTCGACACGCTCGTCTACACGTGCCGCTTCCTCTACATGTGCAGCGGCTATTACGACTACGACGGCGGCTACCTGCCCGACTGGGCCGGCATGGAATCGTTCGAAGGCCGCATCGTGCACCCGCAGCAATGGCCGAAGGACCTGTCATATGCCAACCGGCGCGTCGTCGTGATCGGCAGCGGCGCGACGGCCGTCACGCTGGTGCCGTCGATGGCCACCGACGCGAAACACGTGACGATGCTGCAGCGCTCGCCGACCTACATCGTGTCGCTGCCCGCACGCGACAGGATCGCGAACGCATTGCGCCGCGTGCTGCCGTCGCGGCTCGCGCACCGGCTCGTGCGCGTGAAGAACGTGCTGCTGACGATGTACCTGTACAACGTGTCGCGCCGCAAGCCCGAGCAGACGAAGCGGTTCATCATCCGCGCGGCCGGCAAGCAGCTCGGCCCCGACTTCGACGTCGCCAAGCATCTGACGCCGCGCTACATGCCGTGGGACCAGCGCGTGTGCCTCGTGCCGAACGGCGACCTGTTCAAGTCGATCCGCGCGGGCCGCGCATCGATCGTCACCGACGAGATCGAGCGCTTCACGCCGACCGGCCTGCAGCTGAAGAGCGGCCAGCAGCTCGACGCGGACGTGATCGTCACCGCGACCGGGCTGAAGGTGAAGATGCTCGGCGGCGCGCGCGTCACGGTGGACGGCCGCCCGGTCGACTTGCCGCAGACCGTGTCCTATAAAGGAATGATGTACAGCGACGTGCCGAACCTCGCGTCGTCGTTCGGTTACACGAACGCATCGTGGACGCTGAAGGCCGAGCTGATCGCGCGCTACGTGTGCCGGCTGCTCAACCACATGCGGGCGAACGGCTACGACACCTGCGTGCCGCGGCTCGGCGCCGGCGACCTCGGCGACGTGCCGGCGGTGAACCTGAGCTCGGGCTACATCCAGCGCGCGGCCGGCATCCTGCCGAGGCAGGGGCACCGCAAGCCCTGGAAATTCCACCAGAACTACGTGCTCGATCTCGCATCGCTCAAGTTCAGCGGACTCGCCGATTCCGCGATGAAGTTCGAACGCCGCGCGACAGCCGGCCCGGCCGCCGCGCCGGTTGCCGAACCCGTACTCGAAACCCGTTGA
- a CDS encoding SDR family NAD(P)-dependent oxidoreductase — MKGFSGKVAAITGAASGMGRSLAVELARRGCEVALADVNDVGLAGTAAACGKHGVRTSMRRLDVADRDAVFAWADFVRAEHGKVNLVFNNAGVSLAASAETARIADLEWIVGINFWGVVHGTQAFLPHLRASGDGHVINTSSLFGLVAMPTQSAYNATKFAVRGFTEALRMELELDGAPVSATCVHPGGVATNIVDASRVDTSIHALTGQDEATHRRQANRLINATTADNAARQILAGVERNARRVLVGADARRLDRIARLLGAGYQQLVLRHVRRARARNLCPKAAAAAERTHAPAARPTPPTKDLA, encoded by the coding sequence ATGAAGGGATTTTCCGGCAAGGTCGCCGCGATCACGGGCGCCGCCTCCGGCATGGGCCGCAGCCTCGCGGTCGAGCTCGCGCGGCGCGGCTGCGAGGTCGCGCTCGCCGACGTCAACGATGTCGGTCTCGCCGGCACGGCGGCCGCGTGCGGCAAGCACGGCGTGCGCACGAGCATGCGGCGGCTCGACGTCGCCGACCGCGACGCGGTGTTCGCGTGGGCCGATTTCGTGCGCGCCGAACACGGCAAGGTCAACCTGGTCTTCAACAACGCGGGCGTGTCGCTGGCCGCGAGCGCCGAGACCGCGCGCATCGCCGATCTCGAATGGATCGTCGGCATCAACTTCTGGGGTGTCGTGCACGGCACGCAGGCGTTCCTGCCGCATCTGCGCGCGTCGGGCGACGGGCACGTGATCAACACGTCGAGCCTGTTCGGGCTCGTCGCGATGCCGACGCAGAGCGCGTACAACGCAACCAAGTTCGCGGTGCGCGGCTTCACCGAGGCGCTGCGGATGGAGCTGGAACTCGACGGCGCGCCGGTCAGCGCGACCTGCGTGCATCCGGGCGGCGTCGCGACCAACATCGTCGATGCGAGCCGCGTCGACACCAGCATCCACGCGCTCACGGGCCAGGACGAAGCGACCCACCGCCGCCAGGCGAACCGCCTGATCAACGCGACGACGGCCGACAACGCCGCGCGGCAGATTCTCGCCGGCGTCGAGCGCAATGCGCGCCGCGTGCTGGTCGGCGCCGATGCGCGGCGCCTCGACCGGATCGCGCGGCTGCTCGGCGCCGGCTACCAGCAGCTGGTGTTGCGCCACGTGCGCCGCGCCCGCGCACGCAATCTGTGCCCGAAGGCAGCCGCCGCGGCAGAACGCACGCACGCGCCGGCCGCACGCCCGACCCCACCGACCAAGGATCTCGCATGA
- a CDS encoding TetR/AcrR family transcriptional regulator: MSNSEMEKALETEKRGRAYGGVAPEVRAAERRDALIRAATRVFGTVGFRKATVRSICQQAKLNDRYFYAAFDSTEDLLRCTYLHHAQQLHDAVERAVAERGGDLRERVDAGLAAFFGFLRDPCAARVLLLEVMGVSADTDMTYQRMLIDFGKLIMAIGAAREAVTPAERIEQRLVGLALVGAMTNVGAAWLLTEYRDPEAQMIASCRKVLLGTLREEG; the protein is encoded by the coding sequence ATGTCAAATAGCGAAATGGAGAAAGCACTCGAAACGGAAAAACGGGGGCGCGCGTACGGCGGTGTCGCGCCCGAGGTGCGCGCCGCCGAGCGGCGCGACGCGCTGATCCGCGCGGCGACGCGCGTGTTCGGCACGGTCGGCTTTCGCAAGGCGACCGTGCGGTCGATCTGCCAGCAAGCGAAGCTGAACGACCGCTATTTCTATGCGGCGTTCGACAGCACGGAGGATTTGCTGCGCTGCACCTACCTGCATCACGCGCAGCAACTGCACGACGCGGTCGAGCGGGCGGTGGCCGAGCGCGGCGGCGATCTGCGCGAGCGCGTCGACGCGGGGCTCGCCGCGTTCTTCGGCTTCCTGCGCGACCCGTGCGCGGCGCGCGTGCTGCTGCTCGAGGTGATGGGCGTGAGCGCGGACACCGACATGACCTACCAGCGGATGCTGATCGACTTCGGCAAGCTGATCATGGCGATCGGCGCGGCGCGCGAAGCCGTGACGCCCGCGGAGCGCATCGAGCAGCGGCTCGTCGGGCTCGCGCTGGTCGGCGCGATGACGAATGTCGGCGCCGCATGGCTGCTCACCGAATATCGCGATCCGGAGGCCCAGATGATCGCGAGTTGCAGGAAAGTGCTGCTGGGCACGTTGCGGGAAGAGGGGTAG
- a CDS encoding LysR family transcriptional regulator has translation MADLRDVNLNRLAIFVAVVDAGSLTAAAERLGLAKTVVSTHMQRLESEVGANLLVRTTRRLSVTDAGRAFYDACRDIVRATESALDAVSSDAGPLRGTLRVSVPIDYGALVVAPAIVALRDAHPGLDVEQIANDRVVDLVADNLDVAIRLGRLEDSNYRAVQLGQYEKWVVASPAFVARHGLPRDPDALAALPFVMLSTPSRPHTLELDDTSGGHASVRCTAPVVSNTATACRAIVLAGGGFGFLTDFSTAEDIAAGRLVRLLPAWRSALAGIHAVYPSTRLPSRTVRAFIDAMKARIAETAPAATDFLAPN, from the coding sequence ATGGCCGACCTGCGCGACGTGAATCTGAACCGGCTGGCGATCTTCGTCGCGGTGGTCGATGCCGGCTCGCTGACGGCCGCAGCCGAGCGGCTCGGCCTCGCGAAGACGGTCGTCAGCACGCACATGCAGCGCCTCGAATCCGAAGTCGGCGCGAACCTGCTGGTCCGCACCACGCGGCGGCTGAGCGTGACCGATGCGGGGCGCGCGTTCTACGACGCGTGCCGCGACATCGTGCGCGCCACCGAAAGCGCGCTCGACGCGGTGTCGTCCGACGCGGGACCGTTGCGCGGCACGCTGCGCGTGAGCGTACCGATCGACTACGGCGCGCTGGTCGTCGCGCCGGCGATCGTCGCGCTGCGCGATGCGCATCCGGGGCTCGACGTCGAACAGATCGCGAACGACCGCGTCGTCGATCTGGTCGCGGACAACCTCGACGTCGCGATCCGCCTCGGCCGCCTCGAGGATTCGAACTATCGCGCGGTGCAGCTCGGTCAATACGAGAAATGGGTGGTGGCGAGCCCCGCGTTCGTCGCACGACATGGCCTGCCGCGCGATCCGGACGCGCTCGCCGCGCTGCCGTTCGTGATGCTGTCGACGCCGTCACGCCCGCATACGCTCGAACTCGACGATACGAGCGGCGGCCATGCGTCGGTGCGCTGCACCGCGCCGGTCGTGTCGAACACCGCGACGGCCTGCCGCGCGATCGTGCTCGCGGGCGGCGGCTTCGGGTTCCTGACGGATTTCTCGACCGCGGAGGACATCGCGGCCGGCCGGCTCGTCCGGCTGCTACCCGCCTGGCGTTCGGCGCTGGCGGGGATTCATGCGGTGTATCCGTCGACGCGGTTGCCGTCGCGGACGGTGCGCGCATTCATCGACGCAATGAAGGCGCGGATCGCGGAAACCGCGCCGGCGGCAACGGATTTTCTCGCGCCGAATTAA
- a CDS encoding glutathione S-transferase family protein — protein sequence MPAASKPVRPVRVYSFPLSGHAHRVRLFLSLLGLPSDIVDVDLAAGAQREPAFLAINPLGQVPVMDDDGTVLADSNAILVYLAKRYGDAHWLPDDAAGAATVQRWLSYAAGPIASGPAAARLVTVFNAPLDHDAAKRTAAKILAVIDGELAGKPFAAGAQPTIADIAAYTYIAHAPEGGVSLEPYPHVRAWLARVEALPGFVGMPTTRAGLLAA from the coding sequence ATGCCAGCCGCCAGCAAGCCCGTCCGTCCGGTTCGTGTCTATTCGTTCCCGCTGTCCGGGCATGCGCACCGCGTCCGGCTGTTCCTGTCGCTGCTCGGGCTGCCGTCCGACATCGTCGACGTTGACCTCGCGGCCGGCGCGCAGCGCGAACCCGCGTTCCTCGCAATCAATCCGCTCGGCCAGGTGCCGGTGATGGACGACGACGGCACCGTGCTCGCCGATTCGAACGCGATCCTCGTCTATCTCGCGAAGCGCTACGGCGACGCGCACTGGCTGCCCGACGATGCGGCCGGCGCGGCGACCGTGCAGCGCTGGCTGTCGTACGCGGCCGGGCCGATCGCATCGGGGCCGGCGGCCGCACGGCTCGTCACCGTGTTCAACGCGCCGCTCGATCACGACGCGGCCAAGCGCACGGCCGCGAAGATACTCGCGGTGATCGACGGCGAGTTGGCCGGCAAGCCGTTCGCCGCGGGCGCGCAGCCGACGATCGCCGACATCGCCGCCTACACGTACATCGCGCACGCGCCGGAGGGCGGCGTGTCGCTCGAACCGTATCCGCACGTGCGGGCGTGGCTCGCGCGCGTCGAGGCGCTGCCGGGCTTCGTCGGCATGCCGACGACCCGTGCCGGCCTGCTCGCCGCCTGA
- a CDS encoding pyridoxamine 5'-phosphate oxidase family protein, which produces MTAPTAAVPGWELDVAPFHAGELAVQQRAGVTEAAGAAGRRGIRRFMPDQHRAFFAQLPFFVLGGVDAHGQPWATLRVGMPGFVTAPDARTLHIGGDALPGDPLAGAWQPGAPLGGLGIEFDTRRRNRVNGVVRAVDGGALTIAVEQSFGNCAKYIQGRKATFVAREGDASGTADVSDRLSDADRALLAQADTFFVASANTSADAGAARGADVSHRGGMPGFVRVDDACTLTTPDFSGNRFFNTLGNLQHDPRAGLLFIDFDSGDVLYVAARAEIVWDGPLVASFDGAQRVVRFHVREVRRTRGVLPFRWSVPERAPQFAAIADGSANAGAQAASEPASASPSNWRPLRIAKIVDEARAIRSFHFEPADGGALPAHEAGQHLTLRIALPDSDAPAIRSYTLSDAPGAPHYRITVKREGRVSAWLHDHAHAGMTLDAQMPRGRFTFDVASPRPAVLVSAGIGITPMFAMLRRALADDTPSRRVVFVHGSRDTADRPFAAELTRIADTDARVALHWFDSRPQRDGAARPGRIDVAQLKRILPFDDYDFYLCGPSAFMRDLYDGLRALNVPDERIRFEAFGPSSVVRSAARATGVPSVASVPVVFRRSARDAAWTPADGRLLEFAEGQGVAVPSECRSGSCGTCATRVLSGAVDYVQSHDAPVEPGCALLCVAQPAEGATEPLVLDR; this is translated from the coding sequence ATGACCGCGCCGACCGCCGCCGTACCGGGCTGGGAACTCGACGTTGCGCCTTTTCATGCGGGCGAGCTCGCCGTGCAGCAGCGCGCGGGCGTGACGGAGGCTGCGGGGGCGGCCGGCCGGCGCGGGATCCGGCGCTTCATGCCGGACCAGCACCGGGCGTTTTTTGCGCAACTGCCGTTCTTCGTGCTCGGCGGCGTCGACGCGCACGGCCAGCCGTGGGCGACGCTGCGGGTCGGAATGCCCGGCTTCGTGACGGCGCCGGACGCGCGCACACTGCACATCGGCGGCGATGCGCTGCCCGGCGATCCGCTGGCCGGTGCGTGGCAGCCGGGTGCGCCGCTCGGCGGGCTCGGCATCGAGTTCGACACGCGCCGGCGCAATCGCGTGAACGGCGTCGTGCGTGCTGTCGACGGCGGCGCGCTGACGATCGCGGTCGAGCAGAGCTTCGGCAACTGCGCGAAGTACATCCAGGGTCGCAAAGCTACGTTCGTCGCGCGTGAAGGCGATGCGTCCGGCACGGCCGACGTGTCGGACCGCTTGAGTGACGCGGATCGCGCGCTGCTTGCGCAGGCCGATACGTTCTTCGTCGCGAGCGCGAACACGTCGGCCGATGCGGGCGCCGCGCGCGGCGCGGACGTGTCGCATCGCGGCGGCATGCCGGGCTTCGTGCGCGTCGACGACGCGTGCACGCTGACGACGCCGGATTTCAGCGGCAACCGCTTCTTCAACACGCTCGGCAACCTGCAGCATGATCCGCGCGCGGGGCTGCTGTTCATCGATTTCGACAGCGGCGACGTGCTGTATGTCGCCGCGCGGGCGGAGATCGTGTGGGACGGGCCGCTCGTCGCGTCGTTCGATGGTGCGCAGCGGGTCGTGCGGTTTCATGTGCGCGAAGTGCGGCGCACGCGGGGCGTGTTGCCGTTCCGATGGTCGGTGCCCGAGCGGGCGCCGCAGTTTGCGGCGATAGCCGACGGCTCGGCGAACGCGGGTGCGCAGGCGGCTTCGGAGCCTGCATCCGCATCGCCGTCCAACTGGCGCCCGCTGCGCATCGCGAAGATCGTCGACGAAGCGCGCGCGATCCGCTCGTTTCATTTCGAACCGGCGGACGGCGGCGCGCTGCCGGCCCATGAAGCCGGCCAGCATCTGACGCTGCGCATCGCGCTGCCGGACAGCGACGCACCCGCGATCCGCAGCTACACGCTCTCCGATGCACCCGGCGCACCGCATTACCGGATCACCGTGAAGCGCGAAGGACGCGTGTCGGCATGGCTGCACGACCACGCGCATGCCGGGATGACGCTCGATGCGCAGATGCCGCGCGGCCGCTTCACGTTCGACGTCGCGAGCCCGCGTCCGGCCGTGCTGGTGTCGGCCGGCATCGGCATCACGCCGATGTTCGCGATGCTGCGACGCGCGCTGGCGGACGACACGCCGTCGCGCCGCGTCGTGTTCGTGCACGGCTCGCGCGATACGGCCGACCGGCCGTTCGCGGCGGAGCTGACGCGCATCGCCGACACCGACGCACGCGTGGCGCTGCACTGGTTCGACAGCCGGCCGCAGCGCGACGGCGCGGCGCGGCCGGGCCGCATCGACGTCGCGCAACTGAAGCGCATCCTGCCGTTCGACGACTACGATTTCTACCTGTGCGGGCCGTCCGCGTTCATGCGCGATTTGTACGACGGATTGCGTGCGCTGAACGTGCCGGACGAGCGTATCCGCTTCGAGGCGTTCGGGCCGTCGAGTGTCGTGCGCAGTGCGGCCCGCGCGACGGGAGTGCCGTCGGTGGCGAGCGTGCCTGTCGTGTTCCGACGTTCCGCGCGCGACGCCGCGTGGACGCCTGCCGACGGCAGGCTGCTCGAATTCGCGGAAGGTCAGGGCGTGGCGGTGCCGTCCGAATGCCGGTCGGGGTCGTGCGGCACCTGTGCGACGCGCGTGCTGTCGGGGGCGGTCGATTACGTGCAGTCGCACGACGCGCCGGTCGAGCCCGGTTGCGCGCTGCTGTGCGTCGCTCAGCCTGCCGAAGGGGCCACGGAGCCGCTCGTGCTCGACCGCTGA
- a CDS encoding DUF2970 domain-containing protein, giving the protein MKLFSMIRLVLWSFFGVRNSKAHASDLANVNFTLLPFVAIVLAVLVGAVIYGVVHLVVDPTVTMQGF; this is encoded by the coding sequence ATGAAACTGTTCAGCATGATCCGCCTGGTTCTGTGGAGTTTCTTCGGCGTACGCAACAGCAAGGCGCACGCGTCCGATCTCGCGAACGTCAACTTCACGCTGCTGCCGTTCGTCGCGATCGTGCTCGCGGTGCTGGTCGGCGCGGTGATCTACGGCGTCGTCCATCTGGTCGTCGATCCGACGGTGACGATGCAGGGGTTCTGA
- a CDS encoding TonB-dependent siderophore receptor yields the protein MTVNRTTAAPARRRRAKVGAGIGLGITLFAAQAAAAQGDAPAPEADVAASATLPAIAISGERGGAFRAREASVAGLDDAPLRDTPASVSVVTRAQLDDQQAKRLSDVVRNDASVVNDYAPVGYFEGFAIRGFPVDLASAIRIDGLTVSGEQNVPLENKERVEILKGLAGIDSGVVAPGGVINFVTKRSANVASVTTGVDSRGSTSAAVDLGRRFGPDHQFGFRINAAKENMHSYIDGTNGRRTFGSIAADWDISPRASLQFNAEFQQWIQRSAPGYQLLGGTVVPSVNTTSKALGTQPWAKPVTTDALNLNARFDYRFNDDWNAYIAAGRSRTMIDDNSAFAYGCYYAPSCTAGATSPFFFGANGDYDVYDFRSPGEYRRNDDLRAVTTGKFATGPLHHELTLGVSVQRRVVHMANAVYDYVGSENIYGPDIAFAPSPNTAGSSYPQLDSWQYGVFGLDRISIGDHWQVLAGGKEVLLRQRSWSSLDGDATHTDRSVFLPQVALVYKPVNVLSLYASYSKALSLGDQAPVRATNAYAFLPPVESHQFELGAKYDWLDRLSLTAAVFSISKPFQFADPDTSGTSYTFVQRGTQRHQGIELGAAGRVTERLSLTASVAAIRARAYDSGSPAYEGHQIINVPALRASLYADYAVPGVAGLNMLGGVEYSGGRNANEEGTARVPSWFVFNLGARYTTKIGGHRTVLRVSVDNLFNKFYWRDAGEQQGDAYLFPGAPRTARVSLTYDF from the coding sequence ATGACGGTGAATAGAACAACAGCGGCGCCCGCACGGCGGCGGCGCGCGAAGGTCGGCGCGGGCATCGGTCTCGGCATCACGCTTTTCGCGGCGCAGGCCGCCGCGGCACAGGGCGACGCGCCGGCTCCCGAAGCCGATGTGGCCGCCAGCGCGACGCTGCCGGCGATCGCGATCAGCGGCGAGCGCGGCGGCGCGTTTCGCGCGCGCGAAGCGTCGGTCGCGGGGCTCGACGACGCGCCGCTGCGCGACACGCCGGCCTCCGTCAGCGTCGTCACGCGCGCGCAGCTCGACGACCAGCAGGCCAAGCGCCTGAGCGACGTGGTGCGCAACGATGCGTCGGTCGTCAACGACTACGCGCCCGTTGGCTACTTCGAAGGATTCGCGATTCGCGGCTTCCCGGTGGATCTCGCGAGCGCGATCCGGATTGACGGGCTGACGGTATCCGGCGAGCAGAACGTGCCGCTCGAGAACAAGGAGCGCGTCGAGATCCTGAAGGGGCTGGCCGGCATCGACAGCGGCGTGGTCGCGCCGGGCGGCGTGATCAACTTCGTGACGAAGCGCTCGGCGAACGTCGCGAGCGTGACGACCGGCGTCGACAGCCGCGGCTCGACGTCGGCGGCCGTCGATCTCGGCCGCCGCTTCGGCCCCGACCACCAGTTCGGATTCCGGATCAATGCCGCGAAGGAGAACATGCACTCGTACATCGACGGCACGAACGGACGGCGCACGTTCGGCTCGATCGCCGCCGACTGGGACATCAGCCCGCGCGCGAGCCTGCAGTTCAACGCGGAATTCCAGCAGTGGATCCAGCGTTCCGCACCCGGTTACCAGCTGCTCGGCGGCACCGTCGTGCCGTCCGTCAACACGACGTCGAAGGCGCTCGGCACGCAGCCGTGGGCGAAGCCGGTGACGACCGACGCGCTGAACCTGAACGCGCGCTTCGACTACCGGTTCAACGACGACTGGAACGCCTACATCGCCGCGGGCCGCAGCCGCACGATGATCGACGACAACAGCGCGTTCGCGTATGGCTGCTATTACGCGCCGAGCTGCACGGCCGGCGCGACGTCGCCGTTCTTCTTCGGCGCGAACGGCGACTACGACGTGTACGACTTCCGCAGCCCCGGCGAATACCGCCGCAACGACGACCTGCGCGCGGTGACGACGGGCAAGTTCGCGACGGGGCCGCTGCACCACGAGCTGACGCTCGGCGTGAGCGTGCAGCGCCGCGTCGTGCACATGGCGAACGCCGTGTACGACTACGTCGGCAGCGAGAACATCTACGGGCCCGACATCGCGTTCGCGCCGTCGCCGAACACGGCCGGGTCGTCGTATCCGCAGCTCGATTCCTGGCAATACGGCGTGTTCGGGCTCGACCGCATCAGCATCGGCGATCATTGGCAGGTGCTCGCGGGCGGCAAGGAGGTGCTGCTGCGCCAGCGCAGCTGGAGCAGCCTCGACGGCGACGCGACGCACACCGACCGCTCGGTCTTCCTGCCGCAGGTCGCGCTCGTCTACAAGCCGGTGAACGTGCTGTCGCTGTATGCGTCGTACAGCAAGGCGCTGTCGCTCGGCGACCAGGCGCCGGTGCGCGCGACCAACGCGTATGCGTTCCTGCCGCCGGTCGAATCGCACCAGTTCGAGCTCGGCGCGAAATACGACTGGCTCGACCGGCTCAGCCTGACGGCCGCCGTGTTCTCGATCAGCAAGCCGTTCCAGTTCGCCGACCCCGATACGTCCGGCACGAGCTACACGTTCGTGCAGCGCGGCACGCAGCGCCACCAGGGGATCGAGCTCGGCGCAGCCGGGCGCGTGACCGAGCGGCTGTCGCTGACGGCCAGCGTCGCGGCGATTCGCGCGCGCGCGTACGATTCGGGTTCGCCGGCGTACGAAGGGCACCAGATCATCAACGTGCCGGCGCTGCGCGCGTCGCTGTACGCGGATTACGCGGTGCCGGGCGTCGCGGGGCTGAACATGCTGGGCGGCGTCGAGTACAGCGGCGGCCGCAACGCGAACGAAGAGGGCACCGCGCGCGTGCCGTCGTGGTTCGTGTTCAATCTCGGCGCGCGCTATACGACGAAGATCGGCGGCCATCGCACCGTGCTGCGTGTGTCGGTGGACAACCTGTTCAACAAGTTCTACTGGCGCGACGCGGGCGAGCAGCAGGGCGACGCGTATCTGTTCCCGGGCGCGCCGCGCACCGCGCGCGTGTCGCTGACCTATGATTTCTGA